Genomic segment of Parageobacillus genomosp. 1:
ATTTTTTTAAAAATAAACAAAAATCAAATTCGAAATATTGACTATAAAAGAAGAGTTTTATAGAATGAAAGCGTAACCAAAAACGTTTTTGATTAGGGTGGTTGGTATTGGTTTCCATCAGAGAGATTGCAAAAAGAGCTGGGGTCTCGGTTTCAACCGTATCGAGAGCGTTGAATAATTATGGAGATGTCAGCCCTCAAACCCGCGAGAAAATTTTGCGGATTGCCAAAGAACTTAACTATTTCCCTAATGCGGTGGCGAGAAGTCTTGTTCAGAAAAAGACTAATACGATTGGAATTTTTTTCGGTAATAAGGTGAATTCTGGTTTTGACCATCCTTTTTTTCTTGATGTCATTTCTGCTGTTCGTGAAGAGGTAGGGAATGCAGGGTACGATTTGCTTATCTTTACAAACAAGAACAAAGAGTTAGCCACCTACACGACGCTATGCAGAGAACGTAGCGTAGATGGTGTAGTTTTACTGCTAACCGGAGAGGGGAAAAGAAAAACCGCGCAACTTGTGGAACTGCAAAATAGCAGGATTCCATGCATTGCCATCGACATTCCGTTAGAAGGGGAAACATGCACCTATGTGGAGTCCGATAATTACGGGGGGGCTCGGGAGGCGGTGCAGCATTTAATTAATCTTGGTCATAGGGTTATCGCATTTATAGGAGGTGATGAAATTAGCAAGACGAGCTACGATCGAATGAGGGGTTATCAGGATGTGCTCATGGAAAGCAGGATAGGAGTGGATCCATCGCTGATTCGACTGGGTTATTTTTCACGCGAAAAAGCGATGGAGGCGGCTCGGGACTTAATGATGTCTCGCCCCGAGATCACTGCTTTTTTTGCTGTCAGCGATGAGATGGCGATGGGGGTTATTGATGGGGTGACGGAGCTGGGATATCTCGTTCCCAACGATGTATCTGTAGTAGGATTTGATGACATTAAAGAAGCAAAATATAGTAAACCTCCATTGACCACAGTGAGACAAGATAAGTATGGGTTGGGCAGCATTGCAGCAAAAACGTTATTGCAAATTATTGAGAATCCTAATATGAAAGTGACACCAACTGTCTTACCATGTAACTTGATTATTCGGGAATCAACTTTGCCGCCAAACAAATAATTTTTTTTGAAATAACCAAAAACGTTTTCGGGGGTGGGCTAAATTGTTGGTTAAAAAGAAAGCTTATGCATTCCTTTCTTTATCACTCGTCTTTTTATTCATTTTGACAGCTTGCAGTCAAGGAAAGGAGTCAGCAAAGACTGAAAATGGAGACGGCAAAGAAGTAACAATTCAGTATTGGCACGCTAATATTGAGGAAGAGCGGGTCGAGTTGCTTAAAGAATTGATTGAAGAGTTTGAGAGGCAAAACCCGGGCATTCATGTACAACAAGTTCCGGTTCCGGAAGAGGATTTGCCCAACAAAATCTCCGCAGCGATGGGGGCAAATCAATTACCAGCCATTATTGAAAGCGGAATTGAGCAAATGTTGCTTCTTAGTGAAGAAGAAGTCAGCGACACCAAGCTTCATGAAGAAATTATCAATGAGATCGGTAAAGATGATTTCTTTAAAGGAGTTTTAGACACGACCAAAGCTCCTAACGGGAACGGATATCTTGGCGTTCCAATGTACGGGTGGGTACAGGGAATCTGGTATAACAAGCAGTTGTTTGAAGAAAAAGGGCTCGAGCCACCCACCACGTGGGAAAACATTTTAAAAGCCGCAAAAGCGTTCCATGACCCTGCAAACAAAAAATATGGCATTGTTATAGGTACTCAGAAAGATCAATTCACAGAACAAACGTTTAGTCAGTTCGCACTTTCTAATAATGCCACCATTTTTGACGAAAAAGGGAATGTAAATGTTGACACCCCTGAGATGGCGGAATCTCTAGATTTCTACAAAGAATTGGCCAAATATACGCCTCCGGGAGCCGAAAGCTGGCGTGAAGCAAAAGAAATGTATCTGTCCGGACGTGTCCCGATGGCCATGTACTCCACGTATATTATGGGGGATTTATCGCAGAATACGCAATTGGCGAAATCGACTGGTTTTGCGATCCCGGAAAAGAAGAACAAATCTTCATTTGGACAAATCACATCATTTGTGATTACGAACACTGTAAGCGAGAATGAACGAAATGCCGCCAAACAGTTTACTAAGTTTTTAATGGAAAAAGAAAACTACATTAAGTTTTTGCATATGTCCGCCGGTGGGCAAAATCCAACGAGAAAGTCGATTGCTGAAGATCCGGAATACTTGGATCATGAGACACTGAAAGCGTTCGGAGAAGTAGCCAGCCAAATTCCGTTCGCACTCGAGAACTTACAGCGCTTTGATGTCATAAATGGAAAAATTTACCCGAAAATGAGCGATGTTTCGGCACAGTTCATCATTAGCGAAGCGATTTATAACATGACAGAACATGGAGTGAAGACGGACGAAGTGATCAAAACTGTCAAAGACAAAATAGAAAAGGTGATGAAGTAAACGAAACGATTTTTTTGAAGGATGTGGAATTGTGTTGAACATGAGAAAAAGCAACAGAGGAACACTTCAAGCTCAAGAAGCACGTTTAGGATATCTTTTAATTGCACCAGCTTTTTTGTTGGTGGCGATGATCATCTTTTACCCTGTTGCCTATAATATTTGGCTTAGTTTCCATGACGTTTCGTTAAATCCGAATAAACCGGATATTTTCATTGGTTTAGAGAATTACAAGGCTTTGCTCGTTGATTCAGAGTTTTGGCACTCGGTCATGATTACGTTGATATTCACGGTGGTAACGGTTGCTGGGGCCACGGTCGTTGGCCTCGGCACTGCCCTTCTGTTGAATCGATCGTTTCCGGGAAGAAAATTAGTGCGCTCCATTATTTTGTTGCCGTACGTAGCGCCGGTTATTTCATTGGTCTTCGTTTGGCAGTATATGTTTAATCCGGTTTATGGAATGGTGAATTATACGCTGGTCGAACAGCTGGGAGTATTTAAACAAAGTATAGACTGGTTGGATAACCCTGTTGGGGCGATCTGGTTAGTCATTCTGTTTGATATTTGGCACCTTTTTCCATTCTCTTTTATGATGATTCTTGCTAAATTGCAGGCTATCGATTCTACATTATACGAAGCGGCAGAGATTGACGGGGCCAGCGGATGGCAGAAGTTTCGGTACATCACATTGCCGGAATTGCAATTCGTGCTCGGAGCCTTGGTGATTCTACGTTTTATCTGGAATTTTTACAAATTTGATGAAATTTACTTATTAACCAAGGAAGTGCCTGTTGTGAGTGTGTATGCCTATGAAACAGCCTTTGCCACTTATGATCATGGACGGGCAGCTGCCATTACGGCAATGCTATTTGTGCTGATAATGATTTTGGTGGTAGCTGCGGTAAGGAGAGTGCTCAAGTGGTGACAAAACGAGGAATGGTCCATCGATTCATTTTCTATTGCCTCCTTGTCTTAACAGTAGTGACGACCGTATTCCCATTTCTGGTGATGTTGAGTACGGCATTGAAATCCAATCAGGAAGCGCTAGCCTATCCTCCGACATTCGTTCCGAGCGAAATTACTTTTGAACATTTTCGTG
This window contains:
- a CDS encoding ABC transporter substrate-binding protein; translated protein: MVKKKAYAFLSLSLVFLFILTACSQGKESAKTENGDGKEVTIQYWHANIEEERVELLKELIEEFERQNPGIHVQQVPVPEEDLPNKISAAMGANQLPAIIESGIEQMLLLSEEEVSDTKLHEEIINEIGKDDFFKGVLDTTKAPNGNGYLGVPMYGWVQGIWYNKQLFEEKGLEPPTTWENILKAAKAFHDPANKKYGIVIGTQKDQFTEQTFSQFALSNNATIFDEKGNVNVDTPEMAESLDFYKELAKYTPPGAESWREAKEMYLSGRVPMAMYSTYIMGDLSQNTQLAKSTGFAIPEKKNKSSFGQITSFVITNTVSENERNAAKQFTKFLMEKENYIKFLHMSAGGQNPTRKSIAEDPEYLDHETLKAFGEVASQIPFALENLQRFDVINGKIYPKMSDVSAQFIISEAIYNMTEHGVKTDEVIKTVKDKIEKVMK
- a CDS encoding carbohydrate ABC transporter permease, with product MRKSNRGTLQAQEARLGYLLIAPAFLLVAMIIFYPVAYNIWLSFHDVSLNPNKPDIFIGLENYKALLVDSEFWHSVMITLIFTVVTVAGATVVGLGTALLLNRSFPGRKLVRSIILLPYVAPVISLVFVWQYMFNPVYGMVNYTLVEQLGVFKQSIDWLDNPVGAIWLVILFDIWHLFPFSFMMILAKLQAIDSTLYEAAEIDGASGWQKFRYITLPELQFVLGALVILRFIWNFYKFDEIYLLTKEVPVVSVYAYETAFATYDHGRAAAITAMLFVLIMILVVAAVRRVLKW
- a CDS encoding LacI family DNA-binding transcriptional regulator, whose amino-acid sequence is MVSIREIAKRAGVSVSTVSRALNNYGDVSPQTREKILRIAKELNYFPNAVARSLVQKKTNTIGIFFGNKVNSGFDHPFFLDVISAVREEVGNAGYDLLIFTNKNKELATYTTLCRERSVDGVVLLLTGEGKRKTAQLVELQNSRIPCIAIDIPLEGETCTYVESDNYGGAREAVQHLINLGHRVIAFIGGDEISKTSYDRMRGYQDVLMESRIGVDPSLIRLGYFSREKAMEAARDLMMSRPEITAFFAVSDEMAMGVIDGVTELGYLVPNDVSVVGFDDIKEAKYSKPPLTTVRQDKYGLGSIAAKTLLQIIENPNMKVTPTVLPCNLIIRESTLPPNK